In the Candidatus Omnitrophota bacterium genome, one interval contains:
- a CDS encoding undecaprenyl/decaprenyl-phosphate alpha-N-acetylglucosaminyl 1-phosphate transferase: MSINVFLSIFLSGLVFIFILRKFFLLIKPKGFFVEKDKRGVVKVGGIILCFSFLFAGLFFYHDAFFKDSLNLKIILTTFLVFILGLIDDGKELKIWQKFLGELIITFFFILISGMTTEIIFFPKSINFIITLVWILGITNAFNLLDIQDGLAAGVGFLISLAFLYLAHFTGNIFVEQISLILAGALSAILIFNLPPAKIYLGDSGSLCLGYVLSILAISLSYAQAAHEMALLSPIFILGFPIFDTIFVSLRRLSQGRSIFKKSDDHFIFCLIKQGRKKSALFICYLLSLLFISLGILFMKLSNLFSLVLIILFLKLLYHISFKVSRVQ, translated from the coding sequence ATGTCCATTAATGTTTTTTTGAGTATTTTTTTATCGGGATTAGTTTTTATCTTTATCCTCAGGAAATTTTTTCTCCTAATTAAACCGAAAGGATTTTTTGTTGAGAAGGACAAAAGAGGGGTTGTAAAAGTTGGGGGTATAATTTTATGCTTCTCTTTCTTGTTTGCAGGATTATTTTTCTATCATGATGCTTTCTTTAAGGATTCGCTTAATCTGAAGATTATTCTTACCACTTTTCTTGTTTTTATCCTCGGTTTAATTGATGATGGAAAGGAATTAAAAATCTGGCAGAAGTTCTTAGGAGAATTAATTATTACTTTCTTTTTTATCCTCATCTCCGGTATGACCACGGAGATTATTTTTTTTCCTAAAAGTATAAATTTTATCATTACTCTGGTTTGGATATTAGGTATCACTAATGCTTTTAATCTTCTTGATATTCAAGATGGTTTAGCTGCGGGAGTGGGTTTTTTGATAAGCTTAGCCTTTTTATACTTGGCACATTTTACTGGCAATATCTTTGTAGAGCAAATTTCTTTAATTTTAGCCGGTGCATTATCAGCTATCCTTATTTTTAATCTTCCCCCGGCAAAAATATATCTTGGAGATTCGGGGAGCCTTTGTTTAGGCTATGTCCTTAGTATTCTGGCGATTTCTCTAAGTTATGCTCAGGCTGCGCATGAAATGGCACTGCTCTCTCCTATTTTTATCCTGGGCTTTCCTATCTTTGATACAATTTTTGTAAGTTTAAGGAGGTTATCCCAGGGAAGGTCTATCTTTAAAAAATCCGATGACCATTTCATTTTCTGCTTGATTAAACAGGGGAGAAAAAAGAGTGCTTTATTTATCTGTTACTTATTAAGTTTGCTATTTATCAGTTTAGGAATCCTGTTTATGAAGTTAAGTAACCTTTTCAGTCTGGTCCTTATTATTTTATTTCTGAAATTATTATACCACATTTCTTTTAAGGTAAGCAGGGTTCAATGA
- a CDS encoding NAD(P)-binding protein produces the protein MKNIFILGAGLSGLSLAYHLQKKKIDCQIFEKENEIGGLARSKRISGFCFDYAGHLLHFRDKKLFSFVKGLLGDNLIRHKRNASIYSFRKFVPYPFQANLFALPQKIKEDCLKGFIDTGEHKINNNFQDWVIEKFGKGIARYFMLPYNHKFWTIPLKELTYLWVDRLIPVPSFREIIEGAKGKLDKNFGYNVFFWYPRNGICELPLALSKEVKNIFTDCKIKEIDLKNKKIKLANNTWERFTYLFSTIPLPELMDLIKNIPKEMVYSYKKLRWNSIFNLNLGIDGEIKLPYHWIYFPEKKISFYRIGFFHNLSSELVPQRKSSLYIEISYSESKPINKKEIVFRAIKDLIRIGILKKEDQILVKDINDIEYGYPIYDFDYPQARENTLNYLKENNLISFGRYGSWRYMSMEDVLAEGKILAMSLK, from the coding sequence ATGAAAAATATTTTTATTTTGGGAGCAGGTTTATCGGGACTGAGTTTAGCCTATCATTTACAGAAAAAAAAGATAGATTGTCAGATTTTTGAAAAAGAGAATGAAATCGGTGGGTTGGCACGGTCTAAAAGGATTTCGGGATTTTGTTTTGACTACGCCGGTCATCTTTTACATTTCCGCGATAAAAAATTGTTTTCTTTTGTGAAAGGATTGCTTGGGGATAATCTAATCAGACATAAACGGAATGCTTCCATATATTCTTTTCGTAAGTTTGTTCCCTACCCATTCCAGGCTAATCTCTTTGCTCTCCCCCAGAAAATTAAAGAGGATTGTCTTAAGGGCTTTATAGATACAGGAGAGCATAAAATTAATAACAATTTTCAAGATTGGGTAATAGAAAAATTTGGTAAAGGGATTGCCAGGTATTTTATGCTTCCCTATAATCACAAATTTTGGACAATTCCCTTGAAAGAATTGACTTATCTCTGGGTAGATAGATTGATCCCAGTTCCTTCTTTTAGGGAAATAATTGAGGGAGCAAAAGGAAAACTCGATAAAAATTTTGGTTATAATGTTTTCTTCTGGTATCCCAGGAATGGGATTTGTGAACTTCCTTTAGCTTTGAGTAAGGAGGTAAAGAATATTTTTACTGATTGTAAAATAAAGGAAATCGATCTGAAAAATAAAAAAATTAAATTGGCTAATAATACCTGGGAGAGGTTTACTTATTTATTTTCCACCATTCCCTTACCAGAGTTAATGGACCTTATAAAAAATATACCTAAGGAGATGGTTTATTCTTACAAAAAATTACGCTGGAATTCCATATTCAATCTAAACCTCGGCATAGATGGGGAGATCAAACTCCCTTACCACTGGATATATTTTCCTGAGAAAAAAATATCTTTTTATCGGATAGGTTTTTTTCATAATCTTTCCTCCGAATTGGTTCCTCAAAGAAAAAGTTCTCTCTACATAGAAATTTCTTATTCAGAATCTAAACCTATCAACAAGAAAGAAATTGTCTTCCGGGCGATAAAAGATTTGATCAGGATAGGTATTCTTAAGAAAGAAGACCAAATTTTAGTTAAGGACATCAACGATATAGAGTATGGCTATCCCATTTATGATTTTGACTATCCGCAAGCAAGAGAAAATACTTTAAATTATTTAAAAGAAAATAATCTTATCTCCTTTGGTCGTTACGGCTCCTGGCGCTATATGTCTATGGAGGATGTTCTTGCAGAAGGTAAAATTTTGGCGATGAGTTTGAAATGA
- a CDS encoding radical SAM protein — protein sequence MRIERHIRKRVHFKRRRDFYKYKIGDFFYGLRYYWQEYLVSAGILKNSVFTGPTLVQIDLTNKCNSKCLVCWQRSPYLGELRATGEWENQEISFTRIISLLRELKKMGTKKIFFSGGGEPLMYPRFWKVISYAKKMGFVCILSSNFTLVDREKAKIFIDLNFDHINVSLWAATPETYMRVHLGRDKECFYRTKDILRFIYEHKKIKHLPHMNIYNVIFKENFYEVDKMVELAFEVGADSIQFVPMDPVVGKTDFLLLNYREREIVKEKLKMIKQKLLDDNPENKRGPNLFICDYEDFLRRLSNEKADKGEYDSLVKDIPCYIGWDFMRITANGDVYPCLKVNVPVGNIYEEDLLKIWYGEKQRIFRKLAKEKKENTYFSPQRCSLSCDNLAQNIILQKQIVSLSKLDKMFMYFLNYYVFSEKIY from the coding sequence ATGAGAATAGAAAGGCATATAAGGAAAAGAGTCCATTTTAAAAGGAGAAGAGATTTTTATAAATATAAAATTGGTGATTTTTTTTACGGCTTGAGATACTATTGGCAGGAATATTTAGTAAGTGCGGGCATATTAAAAAACTCTGTTTTTACCGGCCCCACCCTTGTCCAGATAGACCTTACCAATAAATGTAATAGTAAATGTCTTGTTTGTTGGCAACGTTCTCCATATTTAGGAGAGTTGAGGGCGACCGGAGAGTGGGAAAACCAAGAAATTTCTTTTACAAGGATAATTAGTTTATTAAGGGAATTAAAGAAAATGGGAACAAAAAAAATATTTTTTTCCGGTGGAGGGGAACCCCTCATGTATCCTAGATTCTGGAAAGTAATTTCCTATGCTAAAAAAATGGGTTTCGTTTGTATACTCAGTTCAAATTTTACACTTGTAGATAGAGAAAAAGCAAAGATATTTATTGATCTAAACTTTGACCATATAAATGTAAGTTTATGGGCAGCAACTCCTGAGACTTATATGCGCGTGCATCTGGGGAGAGATAAGGAGTGTTTTTACAGAACTAAAGATATATTGCGTTTTATTTATGAGCATAAAAAGATTAAACACCTTCCCCATATGAATATTTATAATGTAATTTTTAAAGAAAATTTTTATGAAGTAGACAAGATGGTAGAACTTGCTTTTGAGGTGGGAGCAGATTCTATTCAGTTTGTCCCTATGGATCCGGTTGTTGGTAAAACTGATTTTTTGTTATTGAATTATAGAGAAAGGGAGATTGTAAAGGAGAAACTAAAAATGATTAAGCAGAAATTACTTGACGACAATCCCGAGAATAAAAGAGGTCCCAATCTGTTTATCTGTGATTATGAAGATTTTTTACGCCGTCTTTCTAATGAGAAAGCAGATAAGGGAGAATACGATTCCTTAGTTAAAGATATCCCCTGTTATATTGGCTGGGATTTTATGCGTATAACTGCTAATGGCGATGTTTATCCCTGTTTAAAAGTAAATGTTCCTGTAGGAAATATTTATGAGGAAGATTTGCTTAAAATTTGGTATGGTGAGAAACAGAGGATATTTAGAAAACTTGCGAAAGAGAAAAAAGAAAATACATATTTTTCTCCTCAGAGGTGCTCTTTAAGCTGTGACAATCTTGCTCAGAATATAATTTTACAGAAACAGATTGTTTCTCTTTCCAAGTTAGATAAAATGTTTATGTATTTTTTAAACTATTATGTTTTTTCTGAAAAGATTTACTAA
- a CDS encoding radical SAM protein, with amino-acid sequence MFFLKRFTKSPEIVLVISPPWDTMMPPLGIAYLESYLKEKGFHSIILDINIDLYNSVTKKERILWRPEMYPHWFEEEKFLQLKNSWEIYFERYTKKILFFKTSFIGFSVNTSNRLFSLELAKRIKLEDKRKTIIFGGPATFGLHLDTFFLRKKDDLPVDIFVIGEGEETLYEILLTQDIAKVKGAIFKKNGGYSLLIPRFPIMDINTIPFPTFESFPLNKYLIPALPLLISRGCVSRCSFCNDHRLSFPYRYKNPPYVIKEIEYHMKYNGINSFSFKDLLCNGNIPVLETLCNLIIEKKLNINWDSQAIPRKEMGFHLLEKMKRAGCHTLIYGLESASNRVLNKMKKMFTKEIAERVIRDTHRAGIRVYINIIVGFPGETEEDFMETYNFIKENRKYIDSLAALSVCLVNGETDLEFNPSKYGLLLPDEPEKRARFWKDIYGNDYHLRKERAERILSLLRELNLSYDSLNV; translated from the coding sequence ATGTTTTTTCTGAAAAGATTTACTAAATCACCAGAGATTGTCTTAGTTATATCTCCTCCCTGGGACACAATGATGCCTCCATTAGGAATTGCTTATTTAGAAAGCTATCTTAAGGAAAAAGGTTTTCATTCTATAATTCTGGATATAAATATTGACCTTTATAATAGCGTAACAAAAAAAGAGAGAATTCTTTGGCGTCCAGAAATGTATCCACACTGGTTTGAAGAAGAGAAGTTTTTGCAATTGAAGAATTCTTGGGAAATTTATTTTGAAAGATATACTAAAAAAATACTTTTCTTTAAAACTTCCTTTATTGGCTTTTCTGTAAATACCAGTAATCGCCTTTTCTCCTTAGAATTGGCTAAGCGGATAAAATTAGAGGATAAAAGAAAGACGATAATCTTTGGAGGACCGGCTACTTTTGGCCTTCATTTAGATACTTTCTTCTTGCGAAAAAAGGACGATCTTCCGGTAGATATTTTTGTAATTGGGGAAGGGGAGGAGACATTATATGAGATTTTATTAACGCAGGACATAGCCAAAGTAAAAGGAGCAATTTTTAAAAAAAATGGAGGGTATTCTCTGCTTATTCCCCGTTTTCCAATCATGGATATTAATACCATTCCTTTTCCCACTTTTGAAAGTTTCCCTTTAAATAAATATCTTATTCCTGCTTTACCTTTACTTATTAGTCGGGGATGCGTTTCCAGATGTTCCTTCTGTAACGACCATCGTTTAAGTTTCCCCTATCGTTATAAAAATCCCCCTTATGTTATTAAAGAAATAGAGTATCATATGAAATACAATGGGATTAATTCTTTTTCTTTTAAAGACCTTCTCTGCAATGGGAATATTCCGGTTTTAGAGACCCTTTGTAATTTAATTATTGAAAAAAAACTGAACATAAACTGGGATTCTCAAGCAATTCCCCGTAAAGAAATGGGTTTTCATCTCTTAGAAAAGATGAAGCGTGCTGGTTGTCATACTCTAATTTATGGTTTAGAAAGTGCCTCCAATAGAGTTTTAAATAAAATGAAAAAGATGTTCACTAAAGAAATCGCTGAAAGAGTAATCCGAGATACGCACAGAGCAGGCATAAGAGTTTATATAAATATCATTGTTGGTTTTCCTGGGGAAACTGAAGAAGATTTTATGGAGACATATAATTTTATAAAAGAAAATAGAAAATATATAGATTCCTTAGCTGCTTTGAGTGTCTGTTTGGTTAATGGAGAGACAGACTTAGAATTTAATCCTTCAAAATATGGGTTACTGCTTCCTGATGAACCAGAGAAGAGAGCACGCTTTTGGAAAGACATTTACGGTAACGATTATCACTTAAGAAAAGAGAGAGCGGAAAGAATACTTTCTCTTCTAAGAGAATTAAATCTTTCCTATGATTCCCTTAATGTCTAA
- a CDS encoding radical SAM protein: protein MSKKERVKLLAGIFHGRKAFLGPQVIHLDLTNLCNNNCIGCWCRSPLLKDKEMPDWEKGLSLPFEIVKGVIDDCLKMGGLIQVKLVGGGEPFMHPDILKIIRYIKGRKKEIEIDINTNFTLVDKKIAQELIDLEVDSLTVSLWAGDSKTYAITHPNKDEDTFYRIEGVLKYLAEKKNSKPYIKIYNVIFNLNYQKIEEMLQFALAVKAEDIQFVPLDPIPGRTDCLLLNKKEKEELWEKLSLLEKYYDPLNQRYNYNGKSIIVTDFLGFLRRLKETSEFGAYDIKCVDKFPCYVGWLFSRIMATGNVVPCCKGHRLVLGNIYKKSFYKIWNSELYEQFRYKAKNLSKKDTFFSQIGNQANPETGCYNCDNLWQNEPMHRQIESLNGRKRILIKAFSWFY, encoded by the coding sequence ATGTCTAAAAAAGAGAGAGTAAAATTATTAGCAGGGATTTTTCATGGAAGAAAGGCTTTTCTTGGTCCACAGGTAATACATCTGGATTTAACCAATTTGTGTAATAATAATTGTATTGGTTGTTGGTGTCGTTCTCCATTATTAAAAGATAAAGAGATGCCTGATTGGGAAAAAGGGTTATCCCTTCCTTTTGAAATTGTTAAAGGAGTAATTGATGATTGTTTAAAAATGGGAGGATTGATACAGGTAAAACTTGTGGGTGGGGGAGAACCTTTTATGCATCCGGATATTTTAAAAATTATAAGATATATTAAAGGGAGAAAAAAAGAAATTGAGATTGATATAAATACTAACTTTACCCTCGTAGATAAAAAGATTGCCCAAGAGTTAATAGATTTAGAAGTAGATTCGCTTACTGTAAGTCTCTGGGCGGGGGATAGCAAAACTTATGCCATAACCCATCCCAATAAGGATGAAGATACTTTTTATCGTATTGAAGGGGTTTTAAAATATTTGGCGGAGAAAAAGAATAGTAAGCCCTATATAAAAATTTATAATGTTATTTTTAATCTCAATTATCAAAAAATTGAAGAGATGCTTCAGTTTGCCTTAGCAGTAAAAGCCGAAGACATTCAGTTTGTTCCCTTGGACCCCATCCCTGGGAGAACAGATTGTCTTCTGCTCAATAAAAAGGAAAAAGAAGAGTTATGGGAGAAATTATCTTTGCTTGAAAAATATTACGACCCTCTAAATCAACGATACAATTACAATGGCAAAAGCATTATCGTTACCGATTTCCTTGGGTTTTTGAGAAGGTTAAAAGAAACTTCGGAATTCGGTGCTTACGATATTAAGTGTGTTGATAAATTTCCCTGTTATGTGGGGTGGTTATTTTCCCGGATAATGGCTACGGGAAATGTTGTTCCCTGCTGTAAAGGGCATCGCTTGGTTTTAGGAAATATTTATAAAAAAAGTTTCTACAAAATCTGGAATTCAGAACTCTACGAGCAATTCAGATACAAGGCTAAAAATTTGTCCAAAAAAGATACCTTTTTTTCTCAAATAGGGAATCAGGCAAATCCCGAGACCGGTTGTTACAATTGCGATAATCTCTGGCAGAATGAGCCAATGCATAGACAAATTGAATCCTTAAATGGAAGAAAGAGAATATTAATTAAAGCCTTCTCATGGTTTTATTAA
- a CDS encoding ABC transporter permease, translating to MVLLKRIKIVFFNREMLKNLIKKNLRSYYVNSLLGISWAIIIPLILMFVLSFIFQNILKIEIENFPLYVLSGLIPFMFFASSLTQAANSLVENIYLLRQFNLPKEIIPLSIIITNFLNFLLGFLVLIPIFVLSNPRILLSLSFLFFIIPIFSIFVMGISLFFSALNVFFRDLSHLLGVLIMFFFWITPIFYKEEMIPTQYRWIIDFNPLSIYINLFRNILLNGRVREFKFISFSLLWAGLFFFIGYYFFLRTESNFLKRI from the coding sequence ATGGTTTTATTAAAGAGGATTAAGATTGTTTTTTTTAATCGGGAAATGCTTAAAAATTTAATCAAAAAAAATTTAAGGTCCTATTATGTAAATTCTTTATTGGGGATAAGCTGGGCAATTATTATCCCTTTAATTTTGATGTTTGTTCTAAGTTTTATTTTTCAAAATATTCTAAAAATTGAGATTGAGAATTTCCCTCTCTATGTTCTTTCAGGACTTATTCCATTTATGTTTTTTGCTTCTTCTTTAACTCAGGCAGCCAATTCTTTGGTGGAGAATATTTATCTTTTAAGACAATTTAATTTACCCAAAGAGATAATCCCCCTTTCTATCATTATCACCAATTTTTTAAATTTTTTACTGGGCTTTTTGGTGCTTATTCCGATCTTTGTTCTTTCTAATCCTCGCATTCTTCTTTCACTATCTTTTTTATTCTTTATCATTCCCATATTTTCAATTTTTGTAATGGGCATAAGTTTATTTTTTTCTGCGCTCAATGTTTTCTTTCGCGATTTATCTCATCTCTTAGGTGTTCTGATTATGTTTTTCTTTTGGATTACACCCATCTTTTATAAGGAAGAGATGATTCCTACTCAATATCGCTGGATTATTGATTTCAACCCTTTAAGCATTTATATAAATTTATTCAGGAATATATTGTTAAATGGTAGAGTTAGGGAGTTTAAGTTTATTTCTTTTAGTCTGTTATGGGCAGGGTTATTTTTTTTCATCGGCTATTATTTTTTTCTAAGAACGGAGTCAAATTTTCTTAAAAGGATTTAA
- a CDS encoding ABC transporter ATP-binding protein, giving the protein MKIIELKDVWERYRIKFIENGKVFWEDFWALKGINLEIEKGETIAIVGENGAGKTTLLKVIAGLLVPDRGEVKVEGKVSSLFEPGLGFHPELTGKENIYLTASLFGLKKEEIDSLFEQICDFADIGKFINSPLKYYSQGMFVRLSFSIAVHLFPDIFLIDEILTVGDIGFQKKCIHKLFELKDKGLTLILVTQDLSLAQKIAKRGIFLKEGKIIKDDSIEKVTSSYIESIKKEETSNKRETKKEIISVDRLKLLAEEGSIKIFWEGKEITKGKGLYTAINSLNKWYHSFDFPIKIEKLNEKNLAIIVYYPHLSLKEYIKLNILTEKEISLEIEMELEKEILFSNRDVRLEVISIYQTWLTDEEEGFFSEKFFNGISPVRLKNNRVKALGLKEKDGLPHFIFSINNTGNWLSSLYKRKEEDEKIVLQFSEIIPKKNQKFFPGRYTFFKGKIIFDRELARKEIISCVYPIIKKEDLEFVFAEGRGRIFWKDMEITSGLGMYTSFRVKGIWYDSSLAIWEIRENTSREIEVLGSWPYISLSQFWKISLSDVGKILWRVETEIAEKTDLELEHIGLMFIPEYKNWIAQNIYKGDFSEEFSEDYDILPFRFFYGRADELKSSVPGLPSLIFRVLNKDNSLRAMIGNSDYLYKARLFQYQRNLAGEILKLKEHFLGEVELK; this is encoded by the coding sequence ATGAAAATTATAGAGTTAAAAGATGTCTGGGAAAGATATAGGATTAAATTTATTGAAAATGGTAAAGTTTTCTGGGAGGATTTCTGGGCTTTAAAAGGGATTAATCTGGAGATAGAAAAAGGAGAGACTATTGCCATTGTGGGAGAAAATGGAGCCGGCAAAACTACCCTTTTGAAGGTAATTGCCGGATTACTTGTTCCTGATAGAGGGGAAGTGAAAGTTGAAGGAAAAGTATCCAGTCTTTTTGAGCCAGGATTAGGGTTTCATCCTGAACTTACGGGAAAAGAGAATATCTATTTAACTGCGAGCTTATTTGGTCTAAAAAAGGAGGAAATAGATAGTTTGTTTGAACAAATTTGTGATTTTGCCGATATCGGTAAATTTATTAATTCCCCTTTAAAATATTATTCCCAGGGAATGTTTGTGAGGCTTTCCTTTTCCATTGCCGTGCATCTTTTCCCGGATATCTTTTTGATTGATGAGATTCTTACCGTAGGAGATATAGGATTTCAAAAAAAATGTATCCATAAATTGTTCGAATTAAAAGATAAAGGGCTTACTTTAATTTTAGTTACTCAGGATTTATCTCTGGCGCAAAAGATAGCAAAAAGAGGAATTTTTTTAAAGGAGGGAAAGATTATTAAAGATGATTCTATAGAGAAAGTAACTTCTTCCTATATAGAGAGTATTAAAAAAGAAGAAACTTCTAATAAAAGAGAAACGAAGAAAGAAATTATCAGTGTTGACCGACTGAAGTTATTAGCTGAAGAAGGCAGTATAAAGATATTCTGGGAAGGGAAAGAAATAACCAAAGGTAAAGGACTTTATACAGCAATAAATTCACTTAATAAATGGTATCACTCTTTTGATTTTCCCATAAAGATAGAAAAATTGAATGAAAAAAATCTTGCAATAATTGTTTACTATCCTCATTTATCCTTAAAAGAATATATTAAGCTCAATATTCTGACAGAGAAAGAAATATCTTTGGAAATAGAGATGGAATTAGAGAAAGAAATTCTTTTTTCAAATCGCGATGTTCGCCTGGAGGTTATCTCCATTTATCAAACCTGGTTAACGGATGAAGAAGAGGGGTTTTTTTCAGAAAAATTTTTTAATGGAATAAGTCCGGTAAGATTAAAGAATAACCGCGTAAAAGCATTGGGATTAAAAGAAAAAGATGGGCTTCCGCATTTTATTTTCTCCATTAATAATACAGGGAATTGGCTTTCTTCTCTTTACAAGAGAAAAGAAGAAGATGAAAAAATAGTTCTTCAGTTTTCTGAAATAATTCCTAAGAAAAATCAAAAATTCTTTCCAGGAAGATATACTTTTTTTAAAGGAAAGATAATTTTTGACAGAGAATTGGCGAGAAAAGAAATAATTTCTTGTGTTTATCCTATAATTAAAAAGGAAGATTTGGAATTTGTTTTTGCAGAAGGAAGGGGAAGGATATTTTGGAAAGATATGGAAATTACATCTGGTTTAGGGATGTATACATCTTTTCGGGTTAAAGGAATCTGGTATGATTCAAGTTTAGCCATATGGGAAATTAGAGAAAATACTTCCCGAGAAATAGAGGTTTTGGGAAGCTGGCCTTATATTTCTCTTTCTCAATTCTGGAAAATTTCTCTCTCAGATGTTGGAAAGATTCTCTGGAGAGTAGAAACAGAGATAGCCGAGAAAACAGATTTGGAGTTGGAACACATAGGTCTTATGTTTATTCCTGAATACAAAAATTGGATAGCCCAAAATATCTATAAAGGTGATTTTAGTGAGGAATTTTCTGAGGATTACGATATCCTTCCTTTTCGTTTTTTCTATGGTCGGGCAGATGAGCTGAAATCTTCTGTTCCAGGTCTTCCTTCTCTGATATTCAGAGTTTTAAATAAAGATAATTCTTTGCGAGCGATGATTGGAAATAGTGATTACTTATATAAAGCAAGACTCTTTCAATATCAGAGAAATTTAGCAGGAGAAATATTAAAATTAAAAGAACATTTCTTAGGGGAGGTGGAGCTAAAATAA